A single genomic interval of Armigeres subalbatus isolate Guangzhou_Male chromosome 1, GZ_Asu_2, whole genome shotgun sequence harbors:
- the LOC134205034 gene encoding uncharacterized protein LOC134205034 yields the protein MNEESLETASTTTPVAVIPPRCPITPQTIRSTTTIPTTASEPILETTTAAEDSDPRPLLGCSCSCSGGGNSLSELATSTTPTTTDDDLEERKYIFKMKLNYYNIYLVTTSYRKERRFSLFSLLLHNHVHGGGGGVDYDGRRGVTPCRDRALSVVSAPPRCAPFLPSTLTRAHDSTFPFFRPIKLALLLKSLGENQSKRQRRICVTINDDEAFVFSTAKAGAHLMQQKHAHAKYF from the coding sequence ATGAACGAAGAGAGTTTAGAGACAGCATCAACGACCACTCCGGTGGCTGTGATACCACCGCGATGTCCCATTACCCCGCAAACAATTCGGTCAACGACAACAATCCCGACAACCGCTAGTGAACCGATCCTGGAGACCACCACTGCCGCCGAGGACAGCGATCCTCGGCCACTGCTGGGATGTTCCTGCAGTTGCTCCGGGGGCGGAAATAGCTTATCGGAACTGGCTACATCCACCACCCCAACCACAACCGACGATGACCTCGAGGAGAGAAAATATATCTTCAAAATGAAACTGAATTACTATAATATCTATCTGGTTACGACCAGCTATCGAAAGGAAAGGCGATTTTCTCTTTTTTCGCTTCTTTTACATAACCATGTGCacggcggtggcggcggcgtcgACTACGATGGCCGTAGGGGGGTTACTCCATGCCGCGATCGCGCGCTTTCTGTTGTGTCTGCGCCTCCGCGTTGTGCCCCGTTTCTTCCATCCACCCTGACTCGTGCTCATGATTCCACTTTCCCCTTTTTCCGACCCATCAAACTTGCATTGTTACTTAAGAGCCTGGGAGAAAACCAGTCAAAGCGACAGCGCCGCATATGTGTAACAATAAACGACGATGAGGCCTTTGTCTTCTCAACGGCGAAGGCGGGGGCGCATCTGATGCAACAGAAACACGCACATGCAAAATACTTCTAA